A genomic window from Triplophysa dalaica isolate WHDGS20190420 chromosome 24, ASM1584641v1, whole genome shotgun sequence includes:
- the si:ch211-91p5.3 gene encoding uncharacterized protein si:ch211-91p5.3 isoform X1 yields the protein MTNAKSFKRFGDEKYKNWLKTAESLSILRIRMEDFIEKETETYHTALLANKPAEKTCKSDCYFKNKKLFLYPLESLCALCNDWKNEIFANHATKSNVCWENCRPQLWPTNKWEVAKAYMSRGHKDHCTFGEFDISAIFNLMTSCKHFKDTPKDCISQVIGVRNKVMHSPDFKMSNDDREKHLKKVLEMAKKLEQRVPKLIGLDKEIEQFNDLLDKNFSQAPPCEVDGRTHSDIQNLKEIQKVLDREQQAMKDKLEEFFLQFEGNQDKCVKEQSQDLLDFLDQNNLQENFGPQVSKLKEMQEKVDQHEQKISHLTERVDHLEQKKPDHQVLSDKPLKYKNHLFEFARKKLWPEPVFTEEREPEGYKAKVEVNGQTFFGRRVWNSSKAAHQEVANIALQNLQADNTEEPSSSTLLPSLGIYFGKVTVVLDREVASGGCYSNKVEAIESAFEDLWKHLQDVVGPVQGHTYKSAILDYFNKHGFQNPEEEFVQNDDDTTICKLRLSGPFTFHDTVGSTKKKQAEHQAAEVALKHLSKILNSGPISDNVKNFKGILKESLETHALSAPVYDTESKDVPGGTGPEPSSLCVTQASVKRPSDVQPDSISTSCQSHVSVSAPASVLDPEDSSFPDSQSKKARIDSSDNISATCITYFGKVTVSLDREIVSDGCCSNEKEASESAYKVLWQHLHIDALSEGQTHKSAILEYFNKHGFQNPAEEFVRNDDDTTICKLRLSGPFIFHDTVGCTKKKQAEQLAAKVALKHLSKILNRGPISETEKNFIGVLKESLETHALSAPVYDTDRKDVPRGTSPEPSNMCVTTSEAPVKQPSVLTISSHLPSRQSHVSVCAPASVLDPQDSSSPDLQRKKNRIDSSEIDMLLTVWDLTPPQVKVENIEYDENFKCTVEINLENFTFTNKQGYDTKKEAIRKTYMLFGCAMGIFERSIDEKTSSAQVKQHFSQKSLALPQEDFEGSAKPFCCSLKNITYRFTYEGQGPSEGDAKLLALKKALGSLSPLFVSTSLTAANSPEKVQDQLSCMLKGADQKDPVISMDGSLVKTTIQLNFTDHTVKCTCKSSKKAARNHLSLRILGLLGVKTDSDSTSLRTRLNEWFIKQKLTQPVFEDTEEALGAKATFSAQFTCCSPGWEDNWETSKKKLLEELKKRFQFLND from the exons CTTTTCTTGTACCCATTGGAAAGTCTTTGCGCCTTGTGTAATGACTGGAAGAATGAGATCTTTGCCAATCATGCTACAAAGTCTAATGTATGTTGGGAAAACTGCAGGCCACAACTATGGCCGACAAATAAGTGGGAAGTTGCCAAG GCATATATGTCACGTGGACACAAAGATCATTGTACATTTGGCGAGTTTGATATTTCTGCCATTTTTAACTTAATGACGTCTTGCAAACATTTTAAGGACACCCCAAAAGACTGTATATCTCAG GTCATAGGTGTACGGAACAAAGTGATGCACTCACCCGACTTCAAAATGAGCAATGATGACAGAGAAAAACATCTTAAGAAGGTCTTGGAGATGGCTAAAAAACTTGAGCAACGAGTCCCAAAACTGATAGGCTTGGATAAGGAGATAGAACAG TTTAACGACCTTTTGGACAAGAATTTCAGCCAAGCCCCGCCTTGTGAAGTAGACGGCAGAACACATTCAGACATTCAGAACCTGAAGGAGATCCAGAAAGTTCTAGATCGTGAACAGCAGGCTATGAAGGATAAGTTGGAAGAGTTTTTCTTGCAATTCGAAGGGAATCAAGATAAATGTGTCAAAGAACAATCGCAAGACCTCCTGGACTTCTTGGACCAAAACAATCTCCAGGAGAACTTTGGCCCGCAGgtcagcaaacttaaagagatGCAGGAGAAAGTAGATCAACATGAGCAGAAGATAAGCCACCTGACGGAAAGAGTGGATCATCTGGAGCAGAAGAAACCTG ATCATCAAGTGCTTTCTGACAAACCTCTTAAGTACAAGAATCATCTTTTTGAATTTGCCCGTAAAAAGCTTTGGCCAGAGCCTGTATTTACAGAGGAGCGAGAACCCGAAG GTTATAAGGCTAAGGTGGAGGTCAATGGACAAACTTTTTTcggcaggagagtgtggaacaGCAGTAAAGCTGCCCATCAGGAGGTAGCAAACATTGCTCTTCAGAACCTGCAGGCTGATAATACAGAGGAACCATCAAGTTCAACATTACTGCCTTCCTTAG GGATTTATTTTGGTAAAGTGACTGTGGTTCTTGACCGAGAAGTTGCATCTGGTGGCTGCTATTCAAACAAGGTGGAAGCTATTGAATCAGCTTTTGAGGATTTATGGAAACATTTACAAGATGTTGTGGGTCCAGTGCAAG GTCACACATACAAGTCAGCGATCCTGGATTATTTCAACAAACATGGGTTCCAAAACCCTGAAGAAGAGTTTGTTCAAAATGATGACGACACAACCATCTGCAAACTGAGACTCAGCGGCCCTTTCACTTTCCATGATACAG TCGGTTCCACCAAGAAGAAACAGGCAGAGCATCAGGCGGCTGAAGTTGCTCTGaaacatttatcaaaaatcCTCAACAGTGGTCCAATATCAGACAATGTGAAAAACTTTAAAGGCATTCTGAAGGAGAGTTTAGAAACACATGCTCTCAGCGCTCCTGTTTATGACACAGAAAGTAAAGACGTTCCTGGAGGAACCGGCCCAGAACCTTCAAGCC TGTGTGTCACACAGGCATCGGTGAAACGGCCTTCAGACGTGCAGCCTGACAGCATCTCCACATCATGTCAGAGTCATGTGTCAGTCAGTGCTCCTGCTTCTGTGTTGGACCCTGAAGATTCCAGTTTTCCAGACTCGCAGAGTAAAAAAGCCAGAATTGATTCTTCAGATAATATATCAG CAACATGTATCACCTACTTTGGTAAAGTTACTGTGAGTCTTGATCGAGAAATTGTATCGGATGGATGCTGTTCGAACGAGAAGGAAGCAAGTGAATCAGCTTATAAAGTTTTATGGCAACATTTACACATCGATGCCTTAAGTGAAG GTCAGACACACAAGTCAGCCATTCTGGAATATTTCAACAAACATGGCTTTCAAAACCCGGCAGAAGAGTTTGTTCGAAATGACGACGACACAACCATCTGCAAACTGAGACTCAGCGGcccttttatttttcatgacaCAG TCGGTTGCACCAAGAAAAAACAGGCAGAGCAACTGGCAGCTAAAGTTGCTCTGaaacatttatcaaaaatcCTCAACCGTGGTCCAATATCAGAAACTGAGAAAAACTTTATAGGTGTTCTGAAGGAGAGTTTAGAAACACATGCTCTCAGCGCTCCTGTTTATgacacagacagaaaagacGTTCCTAGAGGAACCAGCCCAGAACCTTCAAACA TGTGCGTCACCACCAGTGAGGCACCAGTGAAACAACCTTCAGTCCTCACCATATCATCTCATCTCCCATCACGTCAGAGTCATGTGTCAGTCTGTGCTCCTGCTTCTGTGTTGGACCCTCAAGATTCCAGTTCTCCAGACttgcagagaaaaaaaaacagaattgaTTCTTCAG aaatCGACATGCTGCTCACCGTTTGGGATCTCACACCGCCACAGGTGAAGGTCGAGAACATCGAGTATGATGAGAACTTCAAATGTACTGTGGAAATCAACTTGGAAAATTTCacttttacaaacaaacaaggcTACGACACCAAGAAGGAAGCCATTCGCAAAACCTACATGTTATTTGGCTGCGCAATGGGAATTTTTGAACGTAGTATAG ATGAAAAGACATCCAGTGCTCAAGTAAAGCAGCACTTTTCTCAGAAATCTCTCGCCCTTCCTCAGGAAGATTTTGAAGGTTCTGCAAAGCCATTCTGTTGCTCACTGAAGAACATAACTTACAGATTTACCTATGAGGGACAAG GGCCTTCGGAGGGCGACGCCAAGTTACTTGCTCTCAAGAAAGCTCTAGGTTCACTATCACCTTTATTTGTCTCTACATCACTAACGGCAGCGAATAGTCCCGAAAAAGTGCAGGATCAACTGAGCTGCATGTTAAAGGGGGCTGATCAGAAAGATCCAGTGATCTCAATGGACGGGTCGCTGGTGAAGACCACCATCCAGCTGAATTTCACTGATCATACAGTCAAGTGCACATGCAAAAGCAGCAAGAAAGCTGCTCGGAATCATCTCAGTTTACGCATACTGGGCCTGCTGGGGGTGAAAACCG ATTCAGACAGTACGTCTCTGAGAACCCGTTTAAATGAGTGGTTTATAAAGCAGAAGCTAACGCAGCCTGTGTTTGAAGACACTGAAGAAGCCCTCGGAGCCAAAGCGACATTCTCTGCTCAGTTCACCTGCTGTAGTCCAG gttGGGAGGACAACTGGGAAACATCAAAAAAGAAGCTGCTTGAAGAACTCAAAAAGAGATTTCAGTTTCTAAACgactaa
- the si:ch211-91p5.3 gene encoding uncharacterized protein si:ch211-91p5.3 isoform X2 — MTNAKSFKRFGDEKYKNWLKTAESLSILRIRMEDFIEKETETYHTALLANKPAEKTCKSDCYFKNKKAYMSRGHKDHCTFGEFDISAIFNLMTSCKHFKDTPKDCISQVIGVRNKVMHSPDFKMSNDDREKHLKKVLEMAKKLEQRVPKLIGLDKEIEQFNDLLDKNFSQAPPCEVDGRTHSDIQNLKEIQKVLDREQQAMKDKLEEFFLQFEGNQDKCVKEQSQDLLDFLDQNNLQENFGPQVSKLKEMQEKVDQHEQKISHLTERVDHLEQKKPDHQVLSDKPLKYKNHLFEFARKKLWPEPVFTEEREPEGYKAKVEVNGQTFFGRRVWNSSKAAHQEVANIALQNLQADNTEEPSSSTLLPSLGIYFGKVTVVLDREVASGGCYSNKVEAIESAFEDLWKHLQDVVGPVQGHTYKSAILDYFNKHGFQNPEEEFVQNDDDTTICKLRLSGPFTFHDTVGSTKKKQAEHQAAEVALKHLSKILNSGPISDNVKNFKGILKESLETHALSAPVYDTESKDVPGGTGPEPSSLCVTQASVKRPSDVQPDSISTSCQSHVSVSAPASVLDPEDSSFPDSQSKKARIDSSDNISATCITYFGKVTVSLDREIVSDGCCSNEKEASESAYKVLWQHLHIDALSEGQTHKSAILEYFNKHGFQNPAEEFVRNDDDTTICKLRLSGPFIFHDTVGCTKKKQAEQLAAKVALKHLSKILNRGPISETEKNFIGVLKESLETHALSAPVYDTDRKDVPRGTSPEPSNMCVTTSEAPVKQPSVLTISSHLPSRQSHVSVCAPASVLDPQDSSSPDLQRKKNRIDSSEIDMLLTVWDLTPPQVKVENIEYDENFKCTVEINLENFTFTNKQGYDTKKEAIRKTYMLFGCAMGIFERSIDEKTSSAQVKQHFSQKSLALPQEDFEGSAKPFCCSLKNITYRFTYEGQGPSEGDAKLLALKKALGSLSPLFVSTSLTAANSPEKVQDQLSCMLKGADQKDPVISMDGSLVKTTIQLNFTDHTVKCTCKSSKKAARNHLSLRILGLLGVKTDSDSTSLRTRLNEWFIKQKLTQPVFEDTEEALGAKATFSAQFTCCSPGWEDNWETSKKKLLEELKKRFQFLND, encoded by the exons GCATATATGTCACGTGGACACAAAGATCATTGTACATTTGGCGAGTTTGATATTTCTGCCATTTTTAACTTAATGACGTCTTGCAAACATTTTAAGGACACCCCAAAAGACTGTATATCTCAG GTCATAGGTGTACGGAACAAAGTGATGCACTCACCCGACTTCAAAATGAGCAATGATGACAGAGAAAAACATCTTAAGAAGGTCTTGGAGATGGCTAAAAAACTTGAGCAACGAGTCCCAAAACTGATAGGCTTGGATAAGGAGATAGAACAG TTTAACGACCTTTTGGACAAGAATTTCAGCCAAGCCCCGCCTTGTGAAGTAGACGGCAGAACACATTCAGACATTCAGAACCTGAAGGAGATCCAGAAAGTTCTAGATCGTGAACAGCAGGCTATGAAGGATAAGTTGGAAGAGTTTTTCTTGCAATTCGAAGGGAATCAAGATAAATGTGTCAAAGAACAATCGCAAGACCTCCTGGACTTCTTGGACCAAAACAATCTCCAGGAGAACTTTGGCCCGCAGgtcagcaaacttaaagagatGCAGGAGAAAGTAGATCAACATGAGCAGAAGATAAGCCACCTGACGGAAAGAGTGGATCATCTGGAGCAGAAGAAACCTG ATCATCAAGTGCTTTCTGACAAACCTCTTAAGTACAAGAATCATCTTTTTGAATTTGCCCGTAAAAAGCTTTGGCCAGAGCCTGTATTTACAGAGGAGCGAGAACCCGAAG GTTATAAGGCTAAGGTGGAGGTCAATGGACAAACTTTTTTcggcaggagagtgtggaacaGCAGTAAAGCTGCCCATCAGGAGGTAGCAAACATTGCTCTTCAGAACCTGCAGGCTGATAATACAGAGGAACCATCAAGTTCAACATTACTGCCTTCCTTAG GGATTTATTTTGGTAAAGTGACTGTGGTTCTTGACCGAGAAGTTGCATCTGGTGGCTGCTATTCAAACAAGGTGGAAGCTATTGAATCAGCTTTTGAGGATTTATGGAAACATTTACAAGATGTTGTGGGTCCAGTGCAAG GTCACACATACAAGTCAGCGATCCTGGATTATTTCAACAAACATGGGTTCCAAAACCCTGAAGAAGAGTTTGTTCAAAATGATGACGACACAACCATCTGCAAACTGAGACTCAGCGGCCCTTTCACTTTCCATGATACAG TCGGTTCCACCAAGAAGAAACAGGCAGAGCATCAGGCGGCTGAAGTTGCTCTGaaacatttatcaaaaatcCTCAACAGTGGTCCAATATCAGACAATGTGAAAAACTTTAAAGGCATTCTGAAGGAGAGTTTAGAAACACATGCTCTCAGCGCTCCTGTTTATGACACAGAAAGTAAAGACGTTCCTGGAGGAACCGGCCCAGAACCTTCAAGCC TGTGTGTCACACAGGCATCGGTGAAACGGCCTTCAGACGTGCAGCCTGACAGCATCTCCACATCATGTCAGAGTCATGTGTCAGTCAGTGCTCCTGCTTCTGTGTTGGACCCTGAAGATTCCAGTTTTCCAGACTCGCAGAGTAAAAAAGCCAGAATTGATTCTTCAGATAATATATCAG CAACATGTATCACCTACTTTGGTAAAGTTACTGTGAGTCTTGATCGAGAAATTGTATCGGATGGATGCTGTTCGAACGAGAAGGAAGCAAGTGAATCAGCTTATAAAGTTTTATGGCAACATTTACACATCGATGCCTTAAGTGAAG GTCAGACACACAAGTCAGCCATTCTGGAATATTTCAACAAACATGGCTTTCAAAACCCGGCAGAAGAGTTTGTTCGAAATGACGACGACACAACCATCTGCAAACTGAGACTCAGCGGcccttttatttttcatgacaCAG TCGGTTGCACCAAGAAAAAACAGGCAGAGCAACTGGCAGCTAAAGTTGCTCTGaaacatttatcaaaaatcCTCAACCGTGGTCCAATATCAGAAACTGAGAAAAACTTTATAGGTGTTCTGAAGGAGAGTTTAGAAACACATGCTCTCAGCGCTCCTGTTTATgacacagacagaaaagacGTTCCTAGAGGAACCAGCCCAGAACCTTCAAACA TGTGCGTCACCACCAGTGAGGCACCAGTGAAACAACCTTCAGTCCTCACCATATCATCTCATCTCCCATCACGTCAGAGTCATGTGTCAGTCTGTGCTCCTGCTTCTGTGTTGGACCCTCAAGATTCCAGTTCTCCAGACttgcagagaaaaaaaaacagaattgaTTCTTCAG aaatCGACATGCTGCTCACCGTTTGGGATCTCACACCGCCACAGGTGAAGGTCGAGAACATCGAGTATGATGAGAACTTCAAATGTACTGTGGAAATCAACTTGGAAAATTTCacttttacaaacaaacaaggcTACGACACCAAGAAGGAAGCCATTCGCAAAACCTACATGTTATTTGGCTGCGCAATGGGAATTTTTGAACGTAGTATAG ATGAAAAGACATCCAGTGCTCAAGTAAAGCAGCACTTTTCTCAGAAATCTCTCGCCCTTCCTCAGGAAGATTTTGAAGGTTCTGCAAAGCCATTCTGTTGCTCACTGAAGAACATAACTTACAGATTTACCTATGAGGGACAAG GGCCTTCGGAGGGCGACGCCAAGTTACTTGCTCTCAAGAAAGCTCTAGGTTCACTATCACCTTTATTTGTCTCTACATCACTAACGGCAGCGAATAGTCCCGAAAAAGTGCAGGATCAACTGAGCTGCATGTTAAAGGGGGCTGATCAGAAAGATCCAGTGATCTCAATGGACGGGTCGCTGGTGAAGACCACCATCCAGCTGAATTTCACTGATCATACAGTCAAGTGCACATGCAAAAGCAGCAAGAAAGCTGCTCGGAATCATCTCAGTTTACGCATACTGGGCCTGCTGGGGGTGAAAACCG ATTCAGACAGTACGTCTCTGAGAACCCGTTTAAATGAGTGGTTTATAAAGCAGAAGCTAACGCAGCCTGTGTTTGAAGACACTGAAGAAGCCCTCGGAGCCAAAGCGACATTCTCTGCTCAGTTCACCTGCTGTAGTCCAG gttGGGAGGACAACTGGGAAACATCAAAAAAGAAGCTGCTTGAAGAACTCAAAAAGAGATTTCAGTTTCTAAACgactaa
- the si:ch211-91p5.3 gene encoding uncharacterized protein si:ch211-91p5.3 isoform X3 gives MSRGHKDHCTFGEFDISAIFNLMTSCKHFKDTPKDCISQVIGVRNKVMHSPDFKMSNDDREKHLKKVLEMAKKLEQRVPKLIGLDKEIEQFNDLLDKNFSQAPPCEVDGRTHSDIQNLKEIQKVLDREQQAMKDKLEEFFLQFEGNQDKCVKEQSQDLLDFLDQNNLQENFGPQVSKLKEMQEKVDQHEQKISHLTERVDHLEQKKPDHQVLSDKPLKYKNHLFEFARKKLWPEPVFTEEREPEGYKAKVEVNGQTFFGRRVWNSSKAAHQEVANIALQNLQADNTEEPSSSTLLPSLGIYFGKVTVVLDREVASGGCYSNKVEAIESAFEDLWKHLQDVVGPVQGHTYKSAILDYFNKHGFQNPEEEFVQNDDDTTICKLRLSGPFTFHDTVGSTKKKQAEHQAAEVALKHLSKILNSGPISDNVKNFKGILKESLETHALSAPVYDTESKDVPGGTGPEPSSLCVTQASVKRPSDVQPDSISTSCQSHVSVSAPASVLDPEDSSFPDSQSKKARIDSSDNISATCITYFGKVTVSLDREIVSDGCCSNEKEASESAYKVLWQHLHIDALSEGQTHKSAILEYFNKHGFQNPAEEFVRNDDDTTICKLRLSGPFIFHDTVGCTKKKQAEQLAAKVALKHLSKILNRGPISETEKNFIGVLKESLETHALSAPVYDTDRKDVPRGTSPEPSNMCVTTSEAPVKQPSVLTISSHLPSRQSHVSVCAPASVLDPQDSSSPDLQRKKNRIDSSEIDMLLTVWDLTPPQVKVENIEYDENFKCTVEINLENFTFTNKQGYDTKKEAIRKTYMLFGCAMGIFERSIDEKTSSAQVKQHFSQKSLALPQEDFEGSAKPFCCSLKNITYRFTYEGQGPSEGDAKLLALKKALGSLSPLFVSTSLTAANSPEKVQDQLSCMLKGADQKDPVISMDGSLVKTTIQLNFTDHTVKCTCKSSKKAARNHLSLRILGLLGVKTDSDSTSLRTRLNEWFIKQKLTQPVFEDTEEALGAKATFSAQFTCCSPGWEDNWETSKKKLLEELKKRFQFLND, from the exons ATGTCACGTGGACACAAAGATCATTGTACATTTGGCGAGTTTGATATTTCTGCCATTTTTAACTTAATGACGTCTTGCAAACATTTTAAGGACACCCCAAAAGACTGTATATCTCAG GTCATAGGTGTACGGAACAAAGTGATGCACTCACCCGACTTCAAAATGAGCAATGATGACAGAGAAAAACATCTTAAGAAGGTCTTGGAGATGGCTAAAAAACTTGAGCAACGAGTCCCAAAACTGATAGGCTTGGATAAGGAGATAGAACAG TTTAACGACCTTTTGGACAAGAATTTCAGCCAAGCCCCGCCTTGTGAAGTAGACGGCAGAACACATTCAGACATTCAGAACCTGAAGGAGATCCAGAAAGTTCTAGATCGTGAACAGCAGGCTATGAAGGATAAGTTGGAAGAGTTTTTCTTGCAATTCGAAGGGAATCAAGATAAATGTGTCAAAGAACAATCGCAAGACCTCCTGGACTTCTTGGACCAAAACAATCTCCAGGAGAACTTTGGCCCGCAGgtcagcaaacttaaagagatGCAGGAGAAAGTAGATCAACATGAGCAGAAGATAAGCCACCTGACGGAAAGAGTGGATCATCTGGAGCAGAAGAAACCTG ATCATCAAGTGCTTTCTGACAAACCTCTTAAGTACAAGAATCATCTTTTTGAATTTGCCCGTAAAAAGCTTTGGCCAGAGCCTGTATTTACAGAGGAGCGAGAACCCGAAG GTTATAAGGCTAAGGTGGAGGTCAATGGACAAACTTTTTTcggcaggagagtgtggaacaGCAGTAAAGCTGCCCATCAGGAGGTAGCAAACATTGCTCTTCAGAACCTGCAGGCTGATAATACAGAGGAACCATCAAGTTCAACATTACTGCCTTCCTTAG GGATTTATTTTGGTAAAGTGACTGTGGTTCTTGACCGAGAAGTTGCATCTGGTGGCTGCTATTCAAACAAGGTGGAAGCTATTGAATCAGCTTTTGAGGATTTATGGAAACATTTACAAGATGTTGTGGGTCCAGTGCAAG GTCACACATACAAGTCAGCGATCCTGGATTATTTCAACAAACATGGGTTCCAAAACCCTGAAGAAGAGTTTGTTCAAAATGATGACGACACAACCATCTGCAAACTGAGACTCAGCGGCCCTTTCACTTTCCATGATACAG TCGGTTCCACCAAGAAGAAACAGGCAGAGCATCAGGCGGCTGAAGTTGCTCTGaaacatttatcaaaaatcCTCAACAGTGGTCCAATATCAGACAATGTGAAAAACTTTAAAGGCATTCTGAAGGAGAGTTTAGAAACACATGCTCTCAGCGCTCCTGTTTATGACACAGAAAGTAAAGACGTTCCTGGAGGAACCGGCCCAGAACCTTCAAGCC TGTGTGTCACACAGGCATCGGTGAAACGGCCTTCAGACGTGCAGCCTGACAGCATCTCCACATCATGTCAGAGTCATGTGTCAGTCAGTGCTCCTGCTTCTGTGTTGGACCCTGAAGATTCCAGTTTTCCAGACTCGCAGAGTAAAAAAGCCAGAATTGATTCTTCAGATAATATATCAG CAACATGTATCACCTACTTTGGTAAAGTTACTGTGAGTCTTGATCGAGAAATTGTATCGGATGGATGCTGTTCGAACGAGAAGGAAGCAAGTGAATCAGCTTATAAAGTTTTATGGCAACATTTACACATCGATGCCTTAAGTGAAG GTCAGACACACAAGTCAGCCATTCTGGAATATTTCAACAAACATGGCTTTCAAAACCCGGCAGAAGAGTTTGTTCGAAATGACGACGACACAACCATCTGCAAACTGAGACTCAGCGGcccttttatttttcatgacaCAG TCGGTTGCACCAAGAAAAAACAGGCAGAGCAACTGGCAGCTAAAGTTGCTCTGaaacatttatcaaaaatcCTCAACCGTGGTCCAATATCAGAAACTGAGAAAAACTTTATAGGTGTTCTGAAGGAGAGTTTAGAAACACATGCTCTCAGCGCTCCTGTTTATgacacagacagaaaagacGTTCCTAGAGGAACCAGCCCAGAACCTTCAAACA TGTGCGTCACCACCAGTGAGGCACCAGTGAAACAACCTTCAGTCCTCACCATATCATCTCATCTCCCATCACGTCAGAGTCATGTGTCAGTCTGTGCTCCTGCTTCTGTGTTGGACCCTCAAGATTCCAGTTCTCCAGACttgcagagaaaaaaaaacagaattgaTTCTTCAG aaatCGACATGCTGCTCACCGTTTGGGATCTCACACCGCCACAGGTGAAGGTCGAGAACATCGAGTATGATGAGAACTTCAAATGTACTGTGGAAATCAACTTGGAAAATTTCacttttacaaacaaacaaggcTACGACACCAAGAAGGAAGCCATTCGCAAAACCTACATGTTATTTGGCTGCGCAATGGGAATTTTTGAACGTAGTATAG ATGAAAAGACATCCAGTGCTCAAGTAAAGCAGCACTTTTCTCAGAAATCTCTCGCCCTTCCTCAGGAAGATTTTGAAGGTTCTGCAAAGCCATTCTGTTGCTCACTGAAGAACATAACTTACAGATTTACCTATGAGGGACAAG GGCCTTCGGAGGGCGACGCCAAGTTACTTGCTCTCAAGAAAGCTCTAGGTTCACTATCACCTTTATTTGTCTCTACATCACTAACGGCAGCGAATAGTCCCGAAAAAGTGCAGGATCAACTGAGCTGCATGTTAAAGGGGGCTGATCAGAAAGATCCAGTGATCTCAATGGACGGGTCGCTGGTGAAGACCACCATCCAGCTGAATTTCACTGATCATACAGTCAAGTGCACATGCAAAAGCAGCAAGAAAGCTGCTCGGAATCATCTCAGTTTACGCATACTGGGCCTGCTGGGGGTGAAAACCG ATTCAGACAGTACGTCTCTGAGAACCCGTTTAAATGAGTGGTTTATAAAGCAGAAGCTAACGCAGCCTGTGTTTGAAGACACTGAAGAAGCCCTCGGAGCCAAAGCGACATTCTCTGCTCAGTTCACCTGCTGTAGTCCAG gttGGGAGGACAACTGGGAAACATCAAAAAAGAAGCTGCTTGAAGAACTCAAAAAGAGATTTCAGTTTCTAAACgactaa